One window from the genome of Podospora pseudocomata strain CBS 415.72m chromosome 6, whole genome shotgun sequence encodes:
- a CDS encoding hypothetical protein (EggNog:ENOG503PGSB), producing MPSSIPYDPSLVLMSVVSEEALANVEAISKLQAPVDAAHDALNSLISSKRGLTMTKTELRNLGIKTDALDEELKKLNDAVEKAAVTYAAARMAAEPQIQQLRQKIHSVHKQIESPVDYLRSEIKTMPLAADTMNMDVQYFSFDSNSQNSSAYSAQIASYVSGAVSGVFGTDQSMKIGTAASSQVSRQVKSHSIEGTLVLSVSCTHKNASIVAPFVMHVDKAIKVWNHLYPGKKLDPTSGSSMMKCAMNESQEDKEKFSIISGTTFGSSFIGMVHILNSTQTSASETMEAAAMSMQRTMDTGAWFARAEGKVGVNAKFASDVKNLLSQQNVQSHVTVLTMGVIPSMVANLVSKTAEKFADFDPSANMAAVAAIQNATSSEQSTVQSMAEASRTSGQASEMQGKAIESSLSALAVIDGEKNKVLDVNSMMTALEDYLKKASEGDSGVPINYYLKDIDQKMLAQMWAAKYYPGKFMSIKYDDTEAEGGQEKAKL from the coding sequence ATGCCTAGCTCCATACCCTACGACCCGAgtctggtgttgatgagcGTGGTGAGCGAGGAGGCACTGGCGAATGTCGAAGCCATCTCAAAGTTGCAAGCCCCTGTCGACGCCGCTCACGATGCTCTCAACTCTCTCATCTCGTCCAAGAGAGGTCTGACGATGACCAAGACCGAACTCAGAAACCTTGGCATCAAGACTGATGCTCTggacgaggagctgaagaagctgaacGACGCCGTGGAGAAGGCCGCGGTCACGTATGCAGCTGCCAGAATGGCGGCCGAGCCTCAGATCCAGCAACTGCGTCAGAAGATACACTCGGTTCACAAGCAGATCGAAAGCCCTGTCGACTACCTGCGCAGCGAGATTAAGACAATGCCACTTGCCGCCGACACCATGAACATGGACGTTCAGTATTTCTCCTTCGACTCAAACTCGCAGAACTCGTCTGCCTACAGCGCCCAGATCGCCTCGTACGTGTCAGGCGCCGTCAGCGGCGTCTTTGGCACCGACCAGTCCATGAAGATCGGCACCGCAGCTTCGAGTCAGGTCAGCCGGCAAGTGAAATCGCACAGCATCGAGGGTACCCTCGTGCTGTCTGTGAGCTGCACGCACAAGAACGCATCGATCGTGGCCCCTTTCGTGATGCACGtcgacaaggccatcaaggtgtgGAACCATCTCTACCCcggcaagaagctggatCCGACGAGCGGCAGCAGCATGATGAAGTGTGCCATGAACGAGAGCCAAGAAGACAAGGAGAAattctccatcatctccggCACCACCTTTGGATCGAGCTTCATCGGCATGGTCCACATTCTCAACTCCACGCAGACCTCTGCCTCTGAGACCATGGAGGCCGCAGCCATGTCCATGCAGCGCACCATGGACACGGGTGCCTGGTTCGCCAGAGCTGAGGGTAAAGTAGGCGTCAACGCCAAGTTTGCCAGCGACGTCAAGAACCTCCTCAGTCAGCAGAACGTCCAGTCTCACGTGACAGTCCTGACGATGGGCGTGATTCCCTCGATGGTTGCCAACTTGGTCTCAAAGACGGCCGAGAAGTTTGCCGATTTTGACCCAAGCGCCAACATGGCAGCCGTCGCCGCCATCCAGAACGCCACCTCATCAGAGCAGTCCACGGTGCAATCCATGGCCGAGGCTTCGCGAACGAGTGGACAGGCCTCCGAGATGCAAGGCAAGGCTATTGAGTCCTCGCTGAGCGCGTTGGCGGTCATCGATGGGGAGAAGAACAAAGTCCTGGACGTCAACTCGATGATGACGGCACTGGAGGACTATCTGAAGAAAGCCTCCGAGGGAGACTCCGGCGTTCCCATCAACTACTACCTGAAGGATATTGATCAGAAGATGCTGGCGCAGATGTGGGCTGCCAAGTACTACCCTGGGAAGTTCATGTCTATTAAATACGACGACACCGAAGCTGAAGGTGGCCAGGAAAAGGCGAAGCTGTGA
- a CDS encoding hypothetical protein (EggNog:ENOG503PERK), whose amino-acid sequence MSSMQAAYFSPDKPEPIKKIIMGWVKENSQKVSRIHQFGYGWEAWLQADLGYRLAVQLNGAGLRRETFVYNDLRRVDLNIYGNAGPTQPWHLFEFKCKTPTQNTTEFLRGLLDDWDKLEDVVIGKDHARLWAVGFWVDDDMGKPNDNRLANWNFEKGNGVNVMWRSWYSPKPTARLS is encoded by the exons ATGTCTTCCATGCAGGCAGCCTACTTCAGCCCGGACAAGCCAGAACCCATCAAAAAGATCATTATGGGTTGGGTGAAGGAGAACAGTCAGAAAGTCTCACGCATTCATCAATTCGGATATGGTTGGGAAGCATGGTTGCAAGCTGATTTGGGATACCGTCTAGCTGTGCAACTAAACG GCGCCGGGCTGAGACGCGAGACGTTCGTCTACAATGACCTGAGGCGTGTGGATTTGAACATCTATGGTAACGCTGGTCCAACTCAGCCCTGGCACCTTTTCGAGTTCAAGTGCAAGACTCCCACTCAGAACACAACTGAATTTCTCAGGGGTCTGCTAGATGATTGGGACAAACTGGAGGATGTTGTGATTGGCAAAGATCATGCGAGGCTCTGGGCTGTCGGGTTctgggtggatgatgatatggGCAAACCCAACGACAATCGCCTTGCAAACTGGAACTTTGAGAAGGGTAATGGTGTCAATGTTatgtggaggagttggtaCAGCCCAAAACCCACTGCTAGATTATCTTAG
- a CDS encoding hypothetical protein (EggNog:ENOG503NWUT; COG:I; COG:O): MAIKNHLRLLFTAGSLLATTFASPVSRFEDDDDDDTPLPVVIWHGLGDAYNADGMRQVADLAESVNPGTLVYPIRIEDAGNRDRYDSFVGNVTEQLAKVCADIAAHPILSTAPAIDAVGFSQGGQFLRGYVERCNNPPVRSLITFGSQHNGITRFRDCETNDWICRFAMAVLGTNPWSPTVQGKLVPAQYFRDPEQYEKYLEHSNFLADINNERSIKNETYKKNIAKLANFVMYMFDEDTTVVPKETSWFEDVNGTEITPLRARKLYSEDWLGLRELDRKGGLKFRTAPGDHMQLSDELLTEAFGDFFGPLNRHKGRSDPRPASHIGDEEFDMGSGGRSEGRPASRGGDVESDMGNDL; encoded by the exons ATGGCGATAAAAAACCACTTGCGGCTGTTGTTCACAGCCGGGTCGCTGCTTGCGACGACGTTTGCCAGCCCCGTCAGTCGCtttgaagatgacgacgatgatgacacCCCGCTGCCAGTGGTGATCTGGCATG GTCTCGGAGACGCCTACAACGCTGATGGCATGCGCCAGGTAGCCGACCTCGCCGAGTCAGTCAACCCCGGCACACTCGTCTACCCCATTCGCATCGAAGACGCCGGCAACCGCGACCGCTACGACTCCTTCGTCGGCAACGTCACCGAGCAACTAGCCAAAGTGTGCGCCGACATCGCcgcccatcccatcctctccaccgccccagCCATCGACGCCGTGGGCTTCTCCCAAGGCGGCCAGTTCCTCCGCGGCTACGTCGAGCGCTGTAACAATCCCCCCGTCCGGAGTTTGATCACCTTCGGCTCCCAGCACAACGGTATCACCCGCTTTAGAGACTGCGAGACGAACGACTGGATCTGCCGGTTCGCCATGGCCGTCCTAGGGACCAATCCCTGGTCCCCCACGGTCCAGGGCAAGCTGGTCCCCGCGCAGTATTTCCGCGATCCTGAACAATACGAGAAGTACCTCGAGCATTCCAACTTCCTTGCGGATATCAACAACGAGCGGTCGATCAAGAACGAGACGTACAAGAAGAACATTGCGAAGCTGGCGAACTTTGTCATGTACATGTTTGACGAGGACACGACGGTGGTGCCCAAGGAGACGTCGTGGTTTGAGGATGTGAATGGCACCGAGATTACACCTTTGCGTGCGAGGAAGCTGTATTCGGAGGATTGGTTGGGATTGAGGGAGCTGGATCGCAAGGGCGGGCTGAAGTTCAGGACTGCGCCTGGGGATCACATGCAGTTGTCGGATGAGTTGTTGACGGAGGCTTTTGGGGATTTTTTTGGGCCTTTGAATAGGCACAAGGGGAGGTCGGATCCCCGTCCTGCTTCGCACATTGGAGACGAAGAGTTTGACATGGGCAGTGGCGGGAGGTCAGAGGGTCGTCCTGCTTCGAGGGGCGGAGATGTTGAGTCTGATATGGGCAACGACTTGTAA
- a CDS encoding hypothetical protein (COG:Q; EggNog:ENOG503NZDB) produces MSTIIDAPLPIPPPSVVEAVAKPEDILAQPDIDEKNEKRNLSIGEEKFLDIDPGVFDNEMVKLADGDVTKGTYTGTQAALTHAYARIERSYETYFDALQIEPTLPRYVEKDLKKELYQWSDYPTNRDGTPAQYPPHLQTIPREDQVSQTDLFNRLGLANTLLMIAKLVPDTWYGKTADWGISILQRAFNGSPMDGTIKQIEEYNRSHRKSPTDIEEGKNIGLLPDWFTDRRFADQSFTGTNPTSITVVPEALLNEFIAAAKQGGYDKWATILPTIDPATLYVQDARNIRRSLGVDENETLFNKEPKSDDSWGCAAVTLFQLHPTGELHPIAICTDYKGDSLATSVTIFNKRMLPTDSSEGEEHDWPWRYAKTCAQVTDFLRHEVSVHLTQAHLVEEALIVATHRTVPMEHIIYRLLSPHWFKTLSLNAAARATLVPQIIKDIVGVKPDNLYQYVRSEFESFDYVGRYIPNDLASRGFPNTAEGLAAPQYRNYAYAKNMLSMWYCIRRYVKSMLLTYYTEATADAVISKCEIIKAWYTEVQTAAHIKTFPTITTLDQLIDAVTMSIHIAAPFHSAVNYLQNFYQVFVIAKPPCLCSPPPTTLDQLKGYEEADLVKALPIGRQRQWLLAAQIPWLLSYKVSTERSLISFAQSQWWSRKYAQTTKEKAVRDISERFHDDLRALDVEFTQTSNNMSEGSIPYMVMDPDNTAVSILI; encoded by the exons ATGAGCACCATTATTGacgccccccttcccattccccCTCCAAGCGTGGTGGAGGCTGTTGCGAAGCCCGAAGACATTCTTGCGCAGCCGGATATTGATGAGAAGAATG AGAAACGGAATCTCAGTATCGGCGAAGAGAAATTTCTGGATATTGACCCAGGTGTCTTCGACAATGAGATGGTCAAGCTCGCAGACGGCGATGTGACAAAGGGCACCTACACGGGAACCCAGGCGGCGCTGACCCACGCGTACGCCCGTATCGAACGAAG TTACGAGACATACTTTGATGCTCTGCAGATTGAGCCAACCCTCCCTCGTTACGTTGAGAAGgacttgaagaaggagttgTACCAGTGGTCCGACTACCCAACCAACAGGGATGGCACGCCAGCCCAGTatccccctcatctccaGACTATCCCGCGCGAGGACCAAGTCTCACAGACCGATCTTTTCAACAGGCTCGGCCTGGCAAACACTTTGCTCATGATTGCCAAGCTCGTGCCTGATACTTGGTACGGCAAGACGGCCGACTGGGGAATCAGCATTCTTCAGCGCGCCTTCAACGGCAGCCCCATGGACGGCACTATCAAGCAGATCGAGGAGTACAACAGATCGCACCGCAAGTCTCCTACAGACATCGAGGAGGGAAAGAATATTGGCTTGTTGCCTGACTGGTTCACCGATCGCCGCTTCGCCGACCAGTCCttcaccggcaccaacccaaccagtATTACCGTCGTGCCAGAGGCCCTCCTCAACGAGTTCATAGCCGCTGCAAAGCAAGGTGGCTACGACAAATGGGCCACCATCCTGCCGACCATTGATCCCGCGACATTGTATGTCCAGGATGCGCGTAACATCCGCCGTAGTTTGGGAGTCGACGAGAATGAGACCCTGTTCAACAAGGAGCCCAAGTCGGATGACAGCTGGGGTTGCGCCGCCGTCACTCTCTTCCAACTGCACCCCACCGGCGAGCTGcaccccatcgccatctGCACCGACTACAAGGGTGACAGTCTGGCGACATCTGTtaccatcttcaacaagcGCATGCTGCCAACGGACTCCTCGGAGGGTGAGGAGCATGATTGGCCATGGCGCTATGCGAAGACGTGCGCGCAGGTAACCGACTTTCTCCGGCACGAGGTGAGTGTCCATCTCACGCAGGCACATCTCGTCGAGGAAGCCCTGATTGTGGCCACCCACCGCACTGTGCCCATGGAGCACATCATTTACCGCTTGCTCTCGCCCCACTGGTTCAAGACACTGTCGCTCAACGCGGCCGCGCGCGCGACACTGGTTCCTCAAATCATCAAAGACATCGTCGGAGTCAAGCCCGATAACCTTTACCAGTATGTCCGGTCCGAGTTTGAGAGCTTTGACTACGTTGGGCGTTACATTCCCAACGACCTCGCGAGCCGTGGCTTTCCCAACACCGCCGAGGGTCTGGCGGCTCCACAATACCGCAACTACGCCTATGCCAAGAATATGTTGTCCATGTGGTACTGCATCCGCCGGTATGTGAAGAGCATGCTCCTCACGTACTACACTGAAGCCACGGCCGACGCCGTTATTAGCAAGTGCGAGATCATCAAGGCGTGGTACACCGAGGTGCAGACAGCAGCCCACATCAAGACTTTCCCTACCATCACCACACTTGACCAGCTGATCGATGCTGTAACGATGAGCATTCATATCGCTGCGCCTTTCCACTCGGCTGTCAACTACCTCCAGAACTTTTACCAGGTGTTTGTCATTGCCAAGCCGCCCTGTCTTTGCTCCCCGCCACCAACTACCCTCGACCAGTTGAAGGGGTACGAGGAGGCCGATCTTGTCAAGGCGCTGCCTATTGGCCGCCAGAGGCAGTGGTTGTTGGCTGCGCAGATTCCTTGGTTGTTGTCTTATAAG GTTTCCACGGAGCGCAGTCTCATCTCCTTTGCGCAGTCGCAGTGGTGGTCACGCAAGTACGCCCAGACCACTAAGGAGAAGGCGGTGCGTGACATCAGTGAGAGGTTCCACGACGACCTCCGTGCGCTAGATGTCGAGTTTACTCAGACGAGCAATAACATGAGCGAGGGGAGCATCCCTTACATGGTCATGGACCCGGATAACACAGCGGTTTCCATTTTGATCTAG
- a CDS encoding hypothetical protein (COG:S; EggNog:ENOG503P6QN), whose translation MSVKYTGKCLCEEGGIRFTISAEPIDPVCTCYCGHCSKGAGGLGQVMVAFPEESIDIESGKELITTFTFKNTDSGKPKDKMFCKSCGVTLWTAPEHWKQLKQLLVRTPVLDGGIDWKPTVELSTSKRAKWTSSVAGAVQQ comes from the exons ATGTCGGTCAAGTACACCGGAAAGTGCCTctgcgaagagggaggcATCCGCTTCACCATCTCTGCTGAGCCTATTGATCCGGTATGCACCTGTTATTGCGGCCATTGCAGCAAAGGCGCTGGCGGGCTGGGCCAGGTG ATGGTGGCCTTCCCAGAAGAGAGCATCGACATTGAGTCGGGCAAAgagctcatcaccaccttcaccttcAAGAATACCGACAGCGGCAAGCCAAAAGACAAGATGTTTTGCAAGTCTTGCGGGGTGACGCTTTGGACTGCCCCTGAGCATTGGAAGCAGCTCAAGCAGCTATTGGTTCGGACACCGGTGTTGGATGGCGG AATTGACTGGAAGCCTACTGTTGAGCTTTCGACGAGCAAGCGGGCGAAGTGGACTTCTTCTGTTGCCGGGGCAGTGCAGCAGTGA
- a CDS encoding hypothetical protein (EggNog:ENOG503NVX2), which yields MSSRNNHVGDTTAQSYDDAEKGIYEASQQSLPVLPTPPSPVYSVDEKAIIQQVETVQPTPVTSPIHEGITPSSSTPVLTLASRNLPPSPASDDLKKPQGKPPAKPKRKVSRWILFQLWYNTYRKFFTIVVTLNLIGILMAAIGKFEYATNHLGALVLGNLLMAILMRNELFLRFLYIISIYGLRSWAPIWLKLAVTSILQHVGGIHSGCALSGACWLLYKIVDILIHHAKQHPSVIATGIITNVLVVISILSAFPWVRNNHHNVFEGHHRLIGWMGLATTWIFVVLGNAYDLKLGEWRLDAHSLISTQELWFAVFMTVFVLIPWVTLREVPVEVEIPSPKVAILKFQRGMQQGLLARISRTSIMEYHAFGIISEGRKSGCHYLICGVQGDFTKSLVDNPPKTVWTRELKFAGVGHASAMFKRGIRVCTGTGIGAALSTCIQSPNWFLIWIGSDQEKTFGPTISRLIHDNIEPERMILWDTKKRGGRPDSVQLLKDVWHSFGAEVIFITSNKAGNDEMMQGCLEAGLHAFGTLWDF from the exons ATGTCGTCGAGGAACAACCACGTCGGGGACACGACCGCCCAGTCCTACGATGATGCCGAGAAGGGTATCTACGAAGCCTCCCAACAATCTTTACCGGTCCTCCctaccccaccatcaccagttTACTCTGTTGATGAGAAGGCTATAATCCAGCAGGTCGAGACAGTCCAGCCAACACCGGTAACATCTCCCATTCATGAGGGTAtcacaccatcctcctccacaccaGTCCTCACTCTTGCCTCGCGCAACTTaccgccctctcccgccaGCGATGATCTCAAGAAGCCACAAGGCAAGCCACCAGCGAAGCCAAAGAGAAAAGTCAGCCGATGGATTCTGTTTCAACTGTGGTACAACACCTACCGCAAGTTCTTCACCATTGTGGTGACTCTTAACCTGATCGGTATCTTGATGGCTGCTATCGGGAAGTTCGAATACGCCACAAACCACCTAGGcgcgttggtgttgggtaACTTGTTGATGGCCATCCTGATGAGAAATGAACTGTTCCTCAGGTTCCTGTACATCATCTCTATTTACGGGCTCAGGAGT TGGGCCCCTATTTGGCTCAAGCTCGCTGTAACTTCGATCTTGCAGCACGTTGGTGGCATTCACTCCGGATGTGCCCTGTCTGGAGCATG CTGGCTGCTCTACAAGATCGTCGACATCCTCATTCACCATGCCAAGCAACACCCTTCCGTGATCGCCACTGGTATCATCACCAATGTGCTGGTTGTGATCAGTATCTTGAGCGCGTTTCCTTGGGTCAggaacaaccaccacaacgtGTTCGAGGGACATCATAGGTTGATtggttggatgggtttggCAACTACCTGGATCTTTGTCGTCCTCGGCAATGCCTACGACTTGAAGCTTGGAGAGTGGAGGCTGGATGCGCACTCTTTGATCTCCACACAGGAGCTTTGGTTTGCGGTCTTTATGACAGTCTT TGTTCTCATCCCATGGGTCACCCTTCGCGAAGTTCCGGTCGAGGTCGAGATTCCATCACCAAAGGTGGCCATTCTCAAGTTCCAGCGCGGTATGCAGCAGGGTCTCTTGGCTAGAATCAGCAGGACGTCCATCATGGAGTACCATGCTTTTGGTATCATTAGTGAGGGGAGAAAGAGCGGGTGTCATTATCTCATCTGCGGCGTTCAGGGCGACTTCACCAAGTCCCTTGTTGACAACCCGCCCAAGACAGTGTGGACCCGTGAACTCAAGTTTG CTGGTGTTGGACACGCCTCGGCCATGTTCAAGCGCGGCATCAGAGTTTGCACCGGTACTGGCATTGGCGCCGCTCTCTCGACATGCATCCAAAGCCCCAACTGGTTCCTCATCTGGATTGGCTCGGATCAGGAGAAGACCTTCGGTCCAACAATCTCACGGTTGATCCACGACAACATCGAGCCGGAGAGGATGATCTTGTGGGACACCAAGAAGAGGGGAGGCAGGCCAGACAGCGTGCAGCTGCTGAAGGATGTGTGGCACAGCTTTGGGGCTGAGGTTATCTTCATCACCTCGAACAAGGCGGGTAACGATGAGATGATGCAAGGGTGCTTGGAGG CCGGACTCCACGCCTTCGGAACGCTTTGGGATTTCTAA
- the AYR1 gene encoding NADPH-dependent 1-acyl dihydroxyacetone phosphate reductase (EggNog:ENOG503P15W; COG:Q) has translation MGPQPGQKTVLITGCTPGGIGHALCLEFHSKGLHVIATARNPSVLADLNALGMTTLPLDVTSPSSIKTCHDQVSALTNNKLDILVNNAGRTHTHPATDIDIDDVRETFETNVFGVMAMCAAFSDLLINSKGLIINIASLAAITPYVFGSVYCASKGAVVSYSRTLRLELKPFGVRVMVAMTGTVRSQIASKTHRTLPEESIYQRVKEIFEKRLTFSQNNATVKTEDYAKKLVANALKPEWPLILRSWFGRADWFWAGGWSKGVWASTFFGEWILDFVLYRLIGLKKMEQVLREEERKKKLT, from the exons ATGGGACCTCAGCCTGGACAAAAGACGGTGCTCATCACCGG ATGCACCCCGGGAGGTATCGGCCATGCGCTCTGCCTAGAATTCCACTCCAAGG GCCTGCACGTCATAGCCACAGCCCGCAACCCATCCGTGCTCGCCGACCTCAACGCCCTGGGCAtgaccaccctccccctcgacgtCACAAGCCCGTCCAGCATCAAGACCTGCCACGACCAAGTCtccgccctcaccaacaacaagctcgacatcctcgtcaacaacgcCGGCCGAACCCACACCCACCCCGCCAccgacatcgacatcgaCGACGTCCGCGAGACCTTTGAGACAAACGTCTTTGGCGTCATGGCCATGTGCGCCGCCTTTTCCGATCTGCTCATCAACTCCAAGGGTTTAATCATCAATATCGCCTCCCTCGCTGCCATCACCCCCTACGTCTTTGGCTCCGTTTACTGCGCCTCCAAGGGTGCCGTTGTGTCGTACTCAAGGACCCTGCGGTTGGAGCTCAAGCCTTTTGGTGTGAGGGTCATGGTTGCCATGACTGGTACTGTGAGGAGCCAGATCGCGAGCAAGACCCACCGGACGCTGCCTGAGGAAAGTATTTATCAGCGGGTCAAGGAGATCTttgagaagaggttgacgTTCAGCCAGAACAATGCAACTGTCAAGACGGAGGATTATGCGAAGAAGCTGGTGGCTAATGCGCTCAAGCCTGAGTGGCCGCTTATCTTGCGGTCTTGGTTTGGCAGAGCGGATTGGTtttgggctggtggctgGAGCAAGGGTGTTTGGGCCAGTACATTCTTTGGGGAGTGGATCTTGGACTTTGTGCTATATCGGTTGATTGgcttgaagaagatggaacaggtgttgagggaggaggagaggaagaaaaagcTGACTTGA
- a CDS encoding hypothetical protein (EggNog:ENOG503PHW0), translated as MDASQKSSLKYVSSGSSQSVSPNGHLISNTFIPLDILNTRLCGDWQARQQAYTRDWLAFCFYIVDVEANKPHNQRRSTKDLLPNELLKLFEKDQDAAGLANILRPDWNGAHLGARNSVGEFSTIGAKFLYELLFDKDLKLMSASSLARHIFKRWCLVAHSAASLAKEPFSVKARFWKIPRLPNVNNSLELVYVLLPEFWSWTETVDHGIMEDQTISADLKTTIRRISRDDEYRRQADELWGDFMTRAFAKAASNTAQPITARLALPTDNVQNMVLLGSHPQGYYSTYIQPQDLELLRSHGYTWGGDHHPFPRHMQPHEIVSLSESTTLSVTGVYECKTTVISKMNIQNASNWPRIRTQNAVMDNISANQVSYICVWSCRHG; from the exons ATGGACGCTTCTCAAAAGTCCAGTCTCAAATACGTCTCTTCCGGAAGCAGCCAGTCTGTCAGTCCAAACGGACACCTGATATCAAACACCTTCATCCCGTTGGATATATTGAACACCAGGCTCTGTGGTGACTGGCAGGCCCGCCAGCAGGCATACACACGAGACTGGCTGGCGTTCTGCTTTTATATCGTTGATGTCGAAGCAAACAAACCTCATAACCAGCGACGCAGCACTAAGGATCTGCTACCAAATGAGCTTCTCAAGCTTTTTGAAAAGGATCAGGACGCTGCAGGGCTAGCAAATATTCTACGACCAGACTGGAACGGAGCGCATTTGGGAGCCCGGAACAGTGTTGGGGAGTTCTCGACCATCGGCGCTAAATTTCTGTACGAACTTCTATTTGACAAGGATCTGAAGTTGATGTCCGCGTCGAGTCTAGCAAGGCATATTTTCAAGAGGTGGTGCC TTGTTGCTCATAGCGCCGCTTCTTTGGCAAAGGAACCATTCTCCGTCAAGGCGCGATTCTGGAAGATTCCCAGGTTACccaatgtcaacaacagTTTGGAGCTGGTATACGTCCTGTTGCCGGAGTTTTGGTCTTGGACTGAAACTGTTGACCACGGAATTATGGAAGACCAGACGATCTCCGCCGATCTAAAAACAACCATACGACGTATTTCCCGGGACGACGAGTACCGGAGGCAAGCGGATGAGTTGTGGGGGGATTTCATGACCAGGGCTTTTGCAAAGGCAGCATCTAACACCGCGCAGCCCATAACGGCCCGACTCGCACTCCCCACCGACAATGTGCAGAACATGGTACTGCTGGGCTCTCATCCTCAGGGCTACTACAGTACGTACATTCAACCACAGGATCTGGAACTGTTGAGATCGCACGGTTATACATGGGGTGGTGACCACCATCCATTTCCCAGGCACATGCAACCTCATGAAATTGTTTCTTTGAGCGAAAGCACAACACTATCCGTTACTGGTGTCTACGAATGCAAGACTACGGTCATCTCCAAGATGAACATCCAAAATGCAAGCAACTGGCCCAGGATACGAACTCAAAACGCTGTCATGGATAACATCAGTGCAAACCAGGTAAGTTATATCTGCGTATGGTCATGCAGACATGGCTAA
- a CDS encoding hypothetical protein (COG:S; EggNog:ENOG503P4HJ) has translation MSSLNSHTMYEEINATSLETSTTSEIIYPVAVQRNKSTMALGPKAAVQVSKPDRLLFRLEKLFRPTKDLGSVLTTFNYFLYLLAYFDAKAHNFKSQALSLVTKHASVDGALSGATAHPEGSPFAKLGAVVYNARTTLRLFGLLPLYVRARKLMTDSKDMDKVLWAVSAVQCSLFAIFQFLENVAFLTENGVLTSRARAGQLGGRVAAMYKIAHRAWFLGHVCDFARLMREAQIFFRRKHIDKEDITEEEAERASQWYYDWIRPLAWLPIGWQLSAWTEDGMSGKFNNLGLRGVAGVLADLKRTATLWDATKDA, from the exons ATGTCGAGCTTGAACTCACACACCATGTACGAAGAGATCAACGCAACCAGTCTTGAGACGTCCACCACGTCTGAGATCATCTACCCTGTTGCCGTACAACGAAACAAGTCCACAATGGCGTTGGGTCCCAAGGCCGCAGTGCAAGTGAGCAAACCAGACCGTTTGCTTTTCAGGTTGGAGAA ATTGTTCAGACCAACCAAGGACCTGGGCTCtgtcctcaccacctttAACTACTTCCTCTATCTCTTGGCCTACTTTGACGCCAAAGCCCACAACTTCAAGTCCCAAGCCCTGTCCCTCGTCACGAAACATGCCTCTGTTGACGGCGCCCTTTCCGGTGCCACCGCCCACCCCGAGGGTTCGCCCTTTGCCAAACTGGGGGCAGTGGTCTACAACGCACGCACGACCCTGCGCCTCTTCGGCCTTCTGCCCCTCTACGTGAGGGCGAGAAAGCTGATGACTGACTCGAAGGACATGGACAAGGTGCTTTGGGCCGTTTCCGCAGTCCAATGTTCCCTGTTTGCCATTTTCCAGTTCCTCGAGAACGTGGCATTTCTCACCGAAAACGGCGTCCTGACGTCCCGTGCCAGGGCTGGTCAGTTGGGCGGACGCGTGGCAGCCATGTACAAGATAGCACATCGTGCCTGGTTCCTGGGCCATGTGTGCGACTTTGCCCGTTTGATGCGCGAGGCGCAGATTTTCTTCCGCAGGAAGCACATCGACAAGGAGGATATcactgaggaggaggccgagagggcATCCCAGTGGTACTACGACTGGATTCGCCCGCTGGCCTGGCTGCCGATCGGTTGGCAGCTCTCGGCGTGGACGGAGGACGGCATGTCGGGCAAGTTCAACAACTTGGGACTTCGGGGCGTTGCTGGTGTCTTGGCTGATTTGAAGAGGACGGCTACGCTTTGGGATGCCACCAAGGATGCTTGA